Proteins co-encoded in one Prunus persica cultivar Lovell chromosome G6, Prunus_persica_NCBIv2, whole genome shotgun sequence genomic window:
- the LOC109949629 gene encoding uncharacterized protein LOC109949629 — protein MNNRLQDLKIGEGFEDALCKKLDQANSTTFTAEIEHAAPPKVSSTPYHPSRLAALRSWFTSSPKKNPSHLFNIYKKSDESLRDYIKRFKAERANILGCNDQVAFSAFKKGLPIESDLHRELTIDPSQTLADVYATTECYVLWYDDRLAAKKSNRFSNKNSAKLKSQRDPRAYENFTKFSIPIHHILAQVKDKPWVRRPSLLREDPDKKNAHKYCAFHGGYRHYTNNFLAWKKHIEELAREGHCTEFIAKQTIEHIEDHYTAKKPSQKVIRINTIRADSKETWLTNKEKKRKIKHAIVIPQISSNLLLMEADLPHNYALVISIQITQAMVDRVHADKGSATNILQLGVIQQMGLETKINKSAKPLTGFKGATTIIVGKIDLDVYYLPLISLQTFMIIDEVSLYNDILGRSWIGKINAIIFATHQKIRYPILGGGVGQINSDQAMLSSRVEEKQAKSYYYNEFFENL, from the exons ATGAACAACCGGCTTCAAGATTTGAAGATCggagaaggtttcgaagatgCTCTGTGCAAGAAATTGGATCAAGCAAACTCCACAACATTCACAGCCGAAATCGAGCATGCTGCTCCCCCGAA GGTTAGTTCCACACCCTACCATCCTAGTCGATTAGCAGCTTTAAGGAGCTGGTTCACGTCTTCACCAAAGAAGAACCCTAGCCACCTATTCAACATATACAAGAAGTCCGATGAATCCCTccgagattacatcaagaggttCAAAGCAGAAAGGGCAAACATTCTAGGATGTAATGACCAAGTTGCGTTCTCTGCCTTCAAGAAGGGCTTGCCAATTGAGTCCGACTTACACCGCGAGCTAACTATCGATCCCAGCCAGACTCTAGCAGATGTCTACGCGACCACCGAATGCTACGTGCTCTGGTATGACGATCGACTTGCTGCGAAGAAGTCTAACAG ATTCAGCAACAAGAATAGTGCCAAGCTCAAGTCCCAAAGAGACCCCCGGGCATATGAGAACTTCACTAAGTTTTCCATCCCCATACATCACATCCTAGCCCAAGTGAAAGACAAACCTTGGGTGAGGAGACCATCGCTTCTAAGAGAGGACCCAGATAAGAAGAATGCCCACAAATACTGTGCCTTCCATGGGGGATACCGACACTACACGAATAATTTCCTTGCCTGGAAAAAGCACATCGAAGAACTAGCGAGAGAAGGCCACTGCACGGAATTCATTGCAAAGCAGACCATCGAGCATATTGAGGACCACTATACTGCGAAGAAGCCATCccagaaggtcataaggattaacacaatccGGGCCGACTCTAAGGAGACCTGGCTGaccaataaagaaaagaagaggaagatcaaacaTGCTATTGTGATCCCCCAGATCTCAAGCAACCTCCTACTAATGGAAGCCGATCTGCCACATAACTACGCCCTCGTCATCAGCATCCAAATCACTCAAGCCATGGTCGACCGAGTCCACGCAGACAAGGGAAGCGCAACCAACATCCTACAATTGGGGGTCATCCAACAGATGGGTCTGGAGACAAAGATCAACAAATCAGCCAAGCCACTGACTGGCTTCAAAGGCGCAACAACGATTATCGTAGGCAAGATAGATCTCGACGTCTACTACCTACCTCTAATCAGCTTGCAAACATTCATGATCATTGATGAAGTCTCCCTTTACAACGACATTCTGGGTAGATCATGGATTGGCAAGATTAATGCCATCATCTTTGCCACACATCAGAAAATCCGCTACCCAATCCTTGGGGGCGGTGTCGGCCAAATCAACAGCGATCAAGCAATGCTCAGCTCTAGGGTTGAAGAGAAGCAAGCAAAGTCGTATTATTATAATGAATTCTTTGAGAATTTGTAA